A part of Zonotrichia leucophrys gambelii isolate GWCS_2022_RI chromosome 7, RI_Zleu_2.0, whole genome shotgun sequence genomic DNA contains:
- the SUMO1 gene encoding small ubiquitin-related modifier 1: MSDQEAKPSAEDLGDKKEGEYIKLKVIGQDSSEIHFKVKMTTHLKKLKESYCQRQGVPMNSLRFLFEGQRITDNHTPKELGMEEEDVIEVYQEQTGGHSTV; the protein is encoded by the exons GAAGCAAAACCTTCAGCTGAGGACTTAGGAGATAAGAAAGAAGGGGAGTACATTAAACTCAAAGTCAttgggcag GACAGCAGTGAAATTCACTTCAAGGTGAAAATGACAACACACCTCAAGAAACTCAAAGAATCATACTGTCAAAGACAG ggTGTTCCAATGAATTCACTCAGGTTTCTCTTCGAGGGTCAGAGGATTACTGATAATCATACCCCCAAGGAG ctggggatggaggaggaagaTGTGATTGAAGTTTATCAGGAACAGACGGGGGGTCACTCAACAGTTTAG